The proteins below are encoded in one region of Corynebacterium sphenisci DSM 44792:
- a CDS encoding RelA/SpoT family protein, with translation MNQDRSARRYGARLARSLTGARGRVRPVLEPLVAIHREVHPRADLAELQRAYDTAERLHEGVTRKSGEPYITHPLAVATIAAEIGMDTTTLIAALLHDTVEDTDYSLEQLTADFGPEVARLVDGVTKLDKVALGSAAEAETVRKMIVAMSRDPRVLVIKVCDRLHNMRTMRFLPPEKQAKKARETLEVIAPLAHRLGMASVKWELEDLSFAILHPKKYQELVRLVADRAPQRDKYLAEVCEEVTAFLRKSHIAAEVQGRPKHYWSIYQKMMVRGHQFDEIFDLVGIRILVDTDADCYSAVGAVHTLYQPMPGRFKDYISAPRFGVYQSLHTTVIGSSGKPLEVQIRTREMHFNAEYGIAAHWRYKETKGSHSGDSHEVEQMAWMRQLLDWQREAADPNEFLDSLRYDLATNEIFVFTPKGDVITLPAEATPVDFAYAVHTEVGHRCIGAKVNGKLVALESPLKTGDRVEVFTSKDTHAGPSRDWQSFVRTPRAKAKIRQWFAKERREEALEAGRDALAAEVQRGGLPLHRLFTPQSMQQIAAELNYPDIDALYTAIGEGTVRPGHVTNRLMAQFGSRDDAEDQLAARTPLSKMQAPAKRARADGAGVLVEGSADMMAKLAKCCTPVPGDRIFGFVTRGGGVSVHRTDCTNAAKLRAEPQRIIGVEWAAEAPGAVFTVTIQIEALDRHGLLSEITRTISDQKVSILSTSSHASADRVATMRFTFEVSDTKQLGYVISVLRGIEGVYDVFRVTSGG, from the coding sequence GTGAACCAGGATCGTTCCGCCCGGCGCTACGGCGCCCGCCTGGCCCGCAGCCTCACCGGGGCCCGGGGCCGGGTGCGCCCGGTGCTGGAGCCGCTGGTGGCGATCCACCGGGAGGTGCACCCGCGGGCGGATCTGGCGGAGCTGCAGCGCGCCTACGACACCGCGGAGCGCCTGCACGAGGGGGTGACCCGCAAATCGGGGGAGCCCTACATCACCCACCCGCTGGCGGTGGCCACCATCGCCGCCGAAATCGGCATGGACACCACCACGCTCATCGCGGCGCTGCTGCACGACACCGTGGAGGACACCGACTACTCCCTGGAGCAGCTCACCGCCGACTTCGGCCCCGAGGTGGCCCGGCTGGTGGACGGGGTGACCAAGCTGGACAAGGTGGCGCTGGGCTCCGCGGCGGAGGCGGAGACGGTGCGCAAGATGATCGTGGCGATGAGCCGCGACCCGCGGGTGCTCGTGATCAAGGTCTGCGACCGGCTGCACAATATGCGCACCATGCGCTTCCTGCCCCCGGAGAAGCAGGCGAAGAAGGCCCGGGAGACCCTCGAGGTGATCGCCCCGCTGGCGCACCGGCTGGGCATGGCCAGCGTGAAATGGGAGCTGGAGGACCTCTCCTTCGCCATCCTGCACCCGAAGAAGTACCAGGAGCTGGTGCGCCTGGTCGCCGACCGGGCCCCGCAGCGCGACAAGTACCTCGCCGAGGTCTGCGAGGAGGTCACCGCCTTCCTGCGCAAATCGCATATAGCCGCCGAGGTGCAGGGCCGGCCCAAGCACTACTGGTCGATTTACCAGAAGATGATGGTGCGCGGGCACCAGTTCGACGAGATCTTCGACCTGGTGGGCATCCGGATCCTGGTGGACACTGACGCGGACTGCTATTCCGCGGTCGGCGCGGTGCACACCCTGTACCAGCCGATGCCGGGCCGGTTCAAGGACTACATCTCCGCGCCCCGGTTCGGGGTGTACCAGTCACTGCACACCACCGTCATCGGCTCCTCGGGCAAACCCCTCGAGGTGCAGATCCGCACCCGGGAGATGCACTTCAACGCCGAGTACGGGATCGCCGCGCACTGGCGGTACAAGGAGACCAAGGGCTCCCACTCCGGGGACTCCCACGAGGTGGAGCAGATGGCCTGGATGCGCCAGCTGCTGGACTGGCAGCGCGAGGCCGCCGACCCCAACGAGTTCCTCGACTCCCTGCGCTACGACCTGGCCACCAACGAGATCTTCGTGTTCACCCCCAAGGGGGACGTGATCACCCTGCCCGCGGAGGCCACCCCGGTGGACTTCGCCTACGCGGTGCACACCGAGGTCGGGCACCGCTGCATCGGGGCGAAGGTCAACGGGAAGCTGGTCGCCCTGGAGTCCCCGCTGAAGACCGGGGACCGGGTGGAGGTGTTCACCTCCAAGGACACCCACGCCGGGCCCTCCCGGGACTGGCAGTCCTTCGTGCGCACCCCCCGGGCGAAGGCGAAGATCCGGCAGTGGTTCGCCAAGGAGCGCCGCGAGGAGGCCCTGGAGGCCGGCCGGGACGCCCTGGCCGCGGAGGTGCAGCGCGGCGGGCTGCCGCTGCACCGCCTGTTCACCCCGCAGTCCATGCAGCAGATCGCCGCCGAGCTGAACTACCCGGACATCGACGCCCTCTACACCGCGATCGGCGAGGGCACGGTGCGCCCCGGCCACGTCACGAACCGGCTGATGGCCCAGTTCGGCTCCCGCGACGACGCCGAGGACCAGCTCGCCGCGCGCACCCCGCTGTCCAAGATGCAGGCCCCCGCCAAGCGGGCCCGCGCCGACGGCGCCGGGGTGCTCGTCGAGGGCAGCGCGGACATGATGGCCAAGCTGGCGAAATGCTGCACCCCGGTGCCCGGGGACCGGATCTTCGGGTTCGTCACCCGCGGCGGGGGAGTGTCGGTGCACCGCACCGACTGCACCAACGCGGCGAAGCTGCGGGCCGAGCCGCAGCGGATCATCGGCGTGGAATGGGCCGCGGAGGCCCCGGGCGCGGTGTTCACGGTGACCATCCAGATCGAGGCCCTGGATCGGCACGGGCTGCTCTCCGAGATCACCCGCACCATCTCCGACCAGAAGGTGTCGATCCTGTCGACCTCCTCGCACGCCTCGGCGGACCGGGTGGCCACGATGCGCTTCACCTTCGAGGTCTCCGACACCAAGCAGCTGGGCTACGTGATCTCGGTGCTGCGCGGGATCGAGGGCGTCTACGACGTCTTCCGGGTCACCAGCGGCGGCTGA
- a CDS encoding peptidylprolyl isomerase — MAGNEQRRREAMRNLERELRKRERAEKTKPLGVVAATLAILVVIVGGIWFLTTIGGEDEEVEAESTTPVTDPADEGVEPLSLVRAEALPDTVTCDYVEDGAAAKEVAAPDGAEVPATGEVTVTLATSAGEIPMVLDRSLSPCAVHAIEHLARSGYFDDTVCHRLTTGGLNVLQCGDPTGSGTGGPGFRFADEYPVDGSEAGAGQTVVYPEGSIAMANSGPDTNGSQFFLNYADGTLPPNYSVIGRMDDTGLATVRAVGDKGVADGGGDGAPAEEVRIREATVS; from the coding sequence GTGGCCGGGAACGAGCAACGGCGCCGCGAGGCGATGAGGAACCTCGAGCGCGAACTGCGCAAGCGCGAGCGGGCCGAGAAGACCAAGCCGCTGGGCGTGGTGGCCGCCACCCTGGCGATCCTGGTGGTCATCGTCGGCGGGATCTGGTTCCTCACCACCATCGGCGGGGAGGACGAGGAGGTCGAGGCGGAGTCCACCACCCCGGTGACCGACCCGGCCGACGAGGGCGTCGAACCGCTGTCCCTGGTCCGCGCCGAGGCGCTGCCGGACACCGTCACCTGCGATTACGTCGAGGACGGGGCCGCGGCCAAGGAGGTCGCCGCCCCCGACGGCGCCGAGGTGCCCGCCACCGGGGAGGTCACCGTCACCCTGGCCACCTCCGCCGGGGAGATCCCGATGGTGCTGGACCGGTCCCTGTCGCCCTGCGCGGTGCACGCCATCGAGCACCTGGCGCGATCCGGCTACTTCGATGACACGGTCTGCCACCGGCTGACCACCGGCGGACTCAACGTGCTGCAGTGCGGGGACCCCACCGGCAGCGGCACCGGCGGGCCGGGCTTCCGCTTCGCCGACGAGTACCCGGTGGACGGCTCCGAGGCCGGGGCCGGGCAGACCGTGGTGTACCCGGAGGGCTCCATCGCGATGGCGAACAGCGGCCCGGACACCAACGGCAGCCAGTTCTTCCTCAACTACGCCGACGGCACCCTGCCGCCGAACTACTCGGTGATCGGCCGGATGGACGACACCGGCCTGGCCACGGTGCGGGCCGTGGGCGACAAGGGCGTCGCCGACGGCGGCGGCGACGGGGCCCCGGCCGAGGAGGTCCGCATCCGCGAGGCCACCGTCTCCTAG
- a CDS encoding MBL fold metallo-hydrolase, with product MSIEIIGFAAGPLQTNCYLVTGVAADPEAGAGAPARPCIVIDPGMGAAARVRELCAEHGLAPEAVLLTHGHIDHTRDSTEVQREHGAPVRINAHDRFMVANPVIGAGLNLGAMFNVAAMDPPEDPGDLPDGAELALAGLTVRVSHAPGHSPGSVMLRVADGAEEVLFTGDVLFAGSIGRTDLPASDPAAMLASLRDRVLPLPDGLPILPGHGPGSTIGAERAGNPFLAQVR from the coding sequence ATGAGCATCGAGATCATCGGATTCGCGGCCGGGCCGCTGCAGACCAACTGCTACCTCGTCACCGGGGTCGCCGCCGACCCGGAGGCCGGCGCCGGGGCCCCCGCCCGGCCCTGCATCGTGATCGACCCGGGCATGGGCGCCGCGGCGCGGGTGCGCGAGCTGTGCGCCGAGCACGGCCTGGCCCCGGAGGCGGTGCTGCTCACCCACGGGCACATCGACCACACCCGGGACAGCACCGAGGTGCAGCGCGAGCACGGCGCGCCGGTGCGGATCAACGCCCACGACCGCTTCATGGTGGCCAACCCCGTCATCGGGGCGGGGCTGAACCTGGGCGCCATGTTCAACGTCGCCGCGATGGATCCGCCCGAGGACCCGGGGGACCTGCCCGACGGGGCGGAGCTGGCCCTCGCCGGGCTCACCGTGCGGGTCAGCCACGCCCCCGGGCACTCCCCGGGCAGCGTCATGCTGCGCGTGGCCGACGGGGCCGAGGAGGTGCTCTTCACCGGGGACGTGCTCTTCGCCGGCTCCATCGGGCGCACCGACCTGCCCGCCTCGGATCCGGCGGCGATGCTGGCCAGCCTGCGGGATCGGGTGCTGCCGCTGCCCGACGGGCTGCCCATCCTGCCCGGGCACGGCCCCGGCTCGACGATCGGGGCGGAGCGGGCGGGCAACCCCTTCCTGGCCCAGGTGCGCTAG
- the hisS gene encoding histidine--tRNA ligase, with amino-acid sequence MSEQTTQRFRPFHAPKGVPDYVPPASAEFEAVRDTWVRRARLAGYSPVELPVFEDTGLFARGVGESTDVVSKEMYTFADRGGRSVTLRPEGTAGVIRAVIEHNLDRGQLPVKLSYAGPFFRYERPQAGRYRQLQQVGVEAVGVDDPALDAEVVALAEACFRSIGLTGYRLELTSLGDEGCRPAYRAKLQEFLLRLPLDEETRRRAQLNPLRVLDDKRPEVQEMLAEAPLMLDHLSADCRAHFETVTGLLEDMGIAYTINSRMVRGLDYYTKTCFEFVHDGLGAQSGIGGGGRYDGLMAQLGGQEVSGVGFGLGVDRAVLALAAEGVTAGEASRVDVFGVPLGAAAAARMAVLVNRLRDAGVRADMAYGGRGLKGAMKAADRAGARYALVLGDAELDRAEVQLKDLAEHGQRPVPLDEVVALLAGRVGR; translated from the coding sequence GTGAGCGAGCAGACGACGCAGCGGTTCCGGCCCTTCCACGCCCCCAAGGGGGTGCCCGACTACGTGCCCCCGGCCTCGGCCGAGTTCGAGGCGGTGCGCGACACCTGGGTGCGCCGCGCCCGGCTGGCCGGCTACTCGCCGGTGGAGCTGCCCGTGTTCGAGGACACCGGCCTGTTCGCCCGGGGGGTGGGCGAGTCCACGGACGTGGTGAGCAAGGAGATGTACACCTTCGCCGACCGCGGGGGCCGCTCCGTCACCCTGCGCCCGGAGGGCACCGCCGGGGTGATCCGGGCGGTGATCGAGCACAACCTGGACCGCGGCCAGCTGCCCGTGAAGCTGTCCTACGCCGGGCCCTTCTTCCGCTACGAGCGGCCCCAGGCGGGCCGCTACCGGCAGCTGCAGCAGGTCGGCGTGGAGGCCGTCGGGGTCGACGACCCGGCCCTGGACGCGGAGGTGGTCGCCCTGGCGGAGGCCTGCTTCCGCAGCATCGGGCTCACCGGCTACCGCCTGGAGCTGACCAGCCTCGGCGACGAGGGCTGCCGGCCCGCCTACCGGGCGAAGCTGCAGGAGTTCCTGCTGCGGTTGCCCCTGGACGAGGAGACCCGGCGGCGGGCGCAGCTCAACCCGCTGCGGGTGCTCGACGACAAGCGCCCGGAGGTGCAGGAGATGCTCGCCGAGGCGCCGCTGATGCTGGACCACCTCTCCGCGGACTGCCGGGCCCATTTCGAGACCGTCACCGGGCTGCTCGAGGACATGGGCATCGCCTACACCATCAACTCCCGGATGGTCCGGGGCCTGGACTACTACACCAAGACCTGCTTCGAGTTCGTGCACGACGGGCTCGGCGCCCAGTCCGGGATCGGCGGCGGCGGCCGCTACGACGGGCTGATGGCGCAGCTCGGCGGCCAGGAGGTCTCCGGGGTGGGCTTCGGCCTGGGCGTGGACCGGGCGGTGCTGGCCCTGGCCGCCGAGGGCGTCACCGCCGGGGAGGCCTCCCGGGTGGACGTGTTCGGGGTGCCGCTGGGCGCGGCCGCCGCCGCCCGGATGGCGGTCCTGGTCAACCGGCTGCGCGATGCCGGGGTGCGCGCGGACATGGCCTACGGCGGCCGGGGGCTCAAGGGCGCGATGAAGGCCGCGGACCGGGCCGGCGCCCGCTACGCCCTGGTGCTCGGCGACGCGGAGCTGGACCGCGCGGAGGTGCAGCTGAAGGACCTCGCCGAGCACGGCCAGCGGCCGGTGCCCCTCGATGAGGTCGTCGCCCTGCTCGCCGGGCGGGTGGGCCGATGA